From the Aquificaceae bacterium genome, the window CTATCTATGTATTCTTGCATTTTTCTAACCGCTTCCTCTCCAGTAACCAAGTCCTTTAGGTCTCTTTCAAGGTTTGTAGGTTTTAGCCTTGCTATCCAACCCTTGGTATACGGATAGTCGTTTATGAGGTCTGGGGTATCAAAGAGCTCTTCGTTTCTTTCTACCACCTCTCCCTCTATGACTGCTGGGACTGGTCCTGTCCACTTTCCGCTTTCAAGGCTCGCTATAGGCTTTCCCTTTGGCACATGTTTGCCTACCGCCTTTATCCTTACATTTACCATTCTCCCTGCCCTTGTTTGACCTATGTCTGTAGCTCCAACTACCACTGTGCCATCTGGCTCAAGCCTATACCATACTTGGT encodes:
- a CDS encoding glycine cleavage system protein H yields the protein MSEVKYKGCKIPPELYYDIENQVWYRLEPDGTVVVGATDIGQTRAGRMVNVRIKAVGKHVPKGKPIASLESGKWTGPVPAVIEGEVVERNEELFDTPDLINDYPYTKGWIARLKPTNLERDLKDLVTGEEAVRKMQEYID